DNA sequence from the Carnobacterium funditum DSM 5970 genome:
TCAAGTTGTTTCTAATCAATCATCTGTAATCCATTATTTGGAAGTTAACTCTGATTTATATGCAGATGTGTTAGAGAGTGATCATATTACTCAAACAGCTTATTACCGCATATCATTGCCAGACTTATTATCAGACAAACATTATGAAAAGGTACTGTATATTGATTGTGATGTGCTAGTGCTAGAGGATGTTTCTAAACTATACGATACCGATATTGGTGAAAATATTATTGGTGCTGTTATTGATCCAGGTCAAGCTCTTGTGTTAGAAAGATTGGGCATCGACACAGACGATTATTATTTTAACTCTGGTTTAATGCTCATTGATTTAAATAATTGGCGAAAAGCTGGCATAACTAAAAAAACGCTTACTTTTTTACAAGAAGAAGAGGATAAAATTATCTACCATGATCAAGATGCGCTTAACGCTATTCTTTATGAAAAGTGGTTTCAATTGCATCCTAAATGGAATGTGCAAACATCCTTACTATTTGAAAGACATCAACCGCCAACTGCAGAGTATAAAAAACTGTATAAAGAAGCTATCCAACATCCCTCGATTGTTCACTTTACTGGTCATGACAAACCTTGGAACTCAGATGAATACCACCCATACACTCAAATATACTTAAAAGAATTAGCCAAATCACCTTTTCAACAAAGAGAAGTAGAATCTCAACAATAATTTCTCTATGTTACTAACGAACACAACTAGCGAACATGCACTCTTTTGAGAGCTTAAAAAAGACCCTGTTTTCTAGGTCTTATTTAAGCTACGAAAAAATAGGATATGAAAAAATGAAAATAGTTTGATTTGATAGAGGAGGAACTACCATGCTTGAGTCTAAAAACATCACAATCGTTTCATCTAGTAATGAGGATTTTGTCCCTCATCTGACAACGCTGTTTCTTTCTTTATTAGTAAGCAAAAATGCGGATACTCAATTAAATTTTTATGTAATCGATGACAATATCTCATTGAACTCAAAATTATTGTTGAATCGTACTGTTAACCGACACAAAGCACGTATTAGTTATTTATCGATTGATGAATCTGAATTTGAAAATGTAGTTGAGAGTGAAAGGATTCCGAGGACTGCTTATTATAGGATTTCCATTCCAAATCTTTTAACTACTATAGATCGTGCGATTTACCTTGATTGCGATATGATTTGTTTGGAAAACATTCAAAACATATGGGAATTAGATTTAGGAGATAACTTACTAGCTGCAGTCGAAGATGCAGGCTTTCATGATCGTTTGAACGTAATGGGAGTAAACTGTCAATCAGATAGATACTTTAATTCAGGCATGATGGTTATGGATTTGAAGAAGTGGCGTGAAGAAAAAATTACAGAACAAGCTTTCGAATTTATAGAGGCTTATCCGCATTTGTTGAAATTTCATGACCAGGATACCTTAAATGCCATTTTACATGATCGCTGGTTAGGATTGCATCCTCGTTGGAATGCTCAAACGTATTTAATGTTAGATGAAAAACAACATCCAACGGAAATAGGCAGAATGAAATGGGAGAAAGCAAGACAAAACCCAGCGATTGTCCATTTTTGTGGACATGAAAAGCCTTGGCATGAAGATTCTATCCATCCTTACAGAGAAGATTATTTTGGTTTAAGAAATAAAACAGCTTTTCCGTTAGCAAGGCTAGAAAAGGCTCGCGAAAAGTAAGAGGATGAGGATATAAAACGCTGATTACTAGAACAAATAAGGGTGTAAGAAATAGCAGCGCACAACACTCACGCGCTTTTCTGTCGAATTAATGTTCTTAGGAATGTCTTCTAAAATGGTTAGTGAATAAAAACGGTTTTGAGACATTTTCTGTCCCGAAACCGTTTTTATTCATTGCTTAAAGACTAAATAGATTAGTTTATTTAACGATTGCTTTTTTTAAAAAAGCAGAAGGGGACTGGCCATAATGTTTTTTAAAGAGCTTGCTAAAGTA
Encoded proteins:
- a CDS encoding glycosyltransferase family 8 protein, with the translated sequence MLESKNITIVSSSNEDFVPHLTTLFLSLLVSKNADTQLNFYVIDDNISLNSKLLLNRTVNRHKARISYLSIDESEFENVVESERIPRTAYYRISIPNLLTTIDRAIYLDCDMICLENIQNIWELDLGDNLLAAVEDAGFHDRLNVMGVNCQSDRYFNSGMMVMDLKKWREEKITEQAFEFIEAYPHLLKFHDQDTLNAILHDRWLGLHPRWNAQTYLMLDEKQHPTEIGRMKWEKARQNPAIVHFCGHEKPWHEDSIHPYREDYFGLRNKTAFPLARLEKAREK
- a CDS encoding glycosyltransferase family 8 protein, which codes for MNNKKVIPIVSAVDDHYAPYLSVMMMTLLKHLADDVAIAFYIIDDHISKASKEKLNQVVSNQSSVIHYLEVNSDLYADVLESDHITQTAYYRISLPDLLSDKHYEKVLYIDCDVLVLEDVSKLYDTDIGENIIGAVIDPGQALVLERLGIDTDDYYFNSGLMLIDLNNWRKAGITKKTLTFLQEEEDKIIYHDQDALNAILYEKWFQLHPKWNVQTSLLFERHQPPTAEYKKLYKEAIQHPSIVHFTGHDKPWNSDEYHPYTQIYLKELAKSPFQQREVESQQ